A stretch of Candidatus Nanogingivalaceae bacterium DNA encodes these proteins:
- the hisS gene encoding histidine--tRNA ligase: protein MKINTKPLPGMMELLPEEQIEFNRIKNIIELNYAKFGFSPIDTPAIERTEVLLAKAGGETEKQIYRFKKGDNDLSLRFDLTVPTARYVADNIGQLQFPFKRSQIGKVYRGERSQRGRFREFYQCDIDVIGHEKLSVNYDAEVISVIYSIFRELNFGNFTIRISNRNIISGLIEGLGVEDKSSKIMALIDRAEKISSEEFAEQLNNLDLGEKSSVIVEFINISGSCEEVLDSLKNMSRKINNERFSNGIVELSEVSGLLKNMGVQEGYFKLDMLIVRGLDYYTGTVFETNLDDFKQIGSVSSGGRYDNLSSYYSKEKLPGVGASIGLTRLFWCLRDLNLLSFNKRSEAEYLLIPMGGEQELKKSFEIANEMRAQGKKVEVLLENFNMKKAFKFADKRGVRYALVIGDREILENSFFFKDMKTGQSISLEEIFKK from the coding sequence ATGAAGATCAATACTAAACCTTTACCAGGAATGATGGAACTTCTTCCTGAGGAGCAAATTGAGTTTAATCGAATCAAGAATATAATTGAGCTAAATTATGCAAAGTTTGGTTTTTCGCCAATTGATACGCCGGCAATTGAACGAACTGAAGTTTTATTAGCCAAGGCTGGCGGCGAGACCGAAAAGCAAATATATCGCTTTAAAAAGGGTGATAATGATTTAAGTTTGCGGTTTGATTTGACTGTTCCAACCGCACGTTATGTTGCGGATAATATTGGACAATTGCAATTTCCATTTAAACGTTCGCAAATAGGTAAAGTTTATCGAGGTGAACGTTCTCAGAGGGGTCGTTTTCGAGAATTTTATCAATGCGATATTGATGTTATTGGTCATGAAAAATTGAGCGTAAACTATGATGCTGAAGTCATTTCTGTGATTTACAGCATCTTTCGTGAACTTAATTTTGGCAATTTTACGATTCGAATTAGTAATAGAAATATTATAAGCGGTTTGATTGAAGGTTTGGGTGTTGAAGATAAATCTTCTAAAATTATGGCTTTAATTGATCGGGCTGAAAAAATTTCAAGTGAAGAGTTTGCTGAACAATTAAATAATTTAGATTTGGGTGAAAAATCTTCAGTAATAGTTGAATTTATAAATATTTCTGGTTCTTGTGAAGAGGTTTTAGATAGTCTTAAAAATATGTCAAGAAAGATAAATAATGAACGCTTCAGCAATGGAATAGTGGAACTTTCTGAAGTTTCGGGTCTGTTGAAAAATATGGGTGTTCAGGAAGGATATTTCAAGCTTGACATGTTGATTGTTCGAGGATTGGATTATTATACCGGAACAGTTTTTGAAACAAATCTAGATGATTTCAAACAAATTGGCTCAGTTTCAAGCGGTGGAAGATATGATAATTTAAGCAGTTATTATTCGAAAGAAAAACTCCCTGGTGTGGGTGCCTCAATTGGGTTGACAAGGTTGTTTTGGTGTTTGCGAGACTTAAATCTTTTGAGTTTTAATAAACGCTCAGAAGCCGAATATCTATTAATTCCAATGGGTGGTGAGCAGGAGCTAAAAAAATCTTTCGAAATCGCTAACGAAATGCGCGCTCAAGGTAAAAAAGTTGAAGTTTTGTTAGAGAATTTTAATATGAAAAAAGCTTTTAAGTTTGCGGATAAGAGGGGTGTTCGATATGCTTTAGTGATTGGTGATAGAGAAATCTTAGAAAATTCATTCTTTTTTAAGGATATGAAGACGGGGCAAAGTATTAGTCTAGAAGAAATATTTAAAAAATAG
- a CDS encoding replication-associated recombination protein A, with amino-acid sequence MFFSILEIAFFDNYFQKCYNIFNMNYQPKIPLAEKMRPQKLSEVIGQKHLIGENGILRKIIENKEPISLIFWGPAGTGKTTLSRILANEVNADFIEMSAVTSGKKDIEKVVEHARQNWNLGIRTILFVDEIHRFNKSQQDAFLPHIESGLINLIGATTENPSFEIITPLISRSRILTLKPLSLSEISEIITKTLAKISPNTKIENNALELLAKISHGDARTALGNLELILNFEKKHITLETLKESINSPLLAYDKNGDDHYDTISAFIKSMRGSDAEAACFYLAKMLKSGEDPKFIARRMIIFASEDIGLAGNGAITLANSTFEAVEKVGMPEAKYILFHCATALSKSKKSRETTGLMYQSYELVREFPHAQIPLHLRNSTSKITKDLGYTKDYEWKAGFQHKKGFLPQEIIDFKKSANNDFKNLKQAEWSHEISKKLKD; translated from the coding sequence ATGTTTTTTTCAATTTTAGAGATTGCATTTTTTGATAATTATTTTCAAAAATGCTATAATATTTTTAATATGAACTATCAGCCAAAAATTCCGCTCGCAGAAAAAATGCGCCCGCAAAAACTCAGTGAAGTTATTGGTCAGAAGCACCTAATTGGCGAAAATGGAATTTTACGAAAAATAATCGAAAATAAAGAGCCTATCAGTTTAATTTTTTGGGGGCCAGCTGGAACCGGAAAAACAACATTATCACGAATTCTAGCAAACGAAGTTAATGCCGATTTCATTGAAATGTCCGCCGTAACTAGCGGAAAAAAAGATATCGAAAAGGTTGTTGAGCATGCACGCCAAAATTGGAATCTTGGAATTCGAACAATTCTTTTTGTTGATGAAATCCACCGTTTCAACAAATCGCAGCAGGATGCTTTTCTTCCTCATATTGAAAGTGGTTTAATAAATCTTATCGGAGCAACTACCGAAAATCCTAGCTTTGAAATTATTACCCCATTAATTTCTCGTAGTCGAATTTTAACTCTTAAACCATTATCTCTTTCTGAAATATCAGAAATAATCACGAAAACACTAGCAAAAATATCACCAAACACAAAAATAGAGAATAACGCCTTAGAACTTCTTGCAAAAATAAGTCATGGTGATGCACGCACCGCTCTGGGAAATCTTGAGCTTATCTTGAATTTCGAAAAAAAGCACATAACTCTCGAAACCCTCAAAGAATCGATCAATTCTCCGCTTTTAGCTTATGACAAAAACGGCGATGACCATTATGATACAATTTCGGCTTTTATAAAAAGTATGCGCGGAAGCGACGCGGAAGCCGCATGTTTTTATCTTGCCAAAATGTTAAAATCTGGCGAAGATCCAAAATTCATCGCTCGCCGAATGATTATTTTTGCTAGCGAAGATATTGGTCTTGCTGGAAATGGAGCAATCACCTTAGCAAATTCAACTTTCGAAGCAGTAGAAAAAGTTGGCATGCCAGAAGCTAAATATATTCTCTTTCATTGTGCAACCGCACTTTCGAAAAGTAAAAAATCTCGAGAAACAACTGGTCTAATGTACCAATCTTATGAACTCGTCAGAGAGTTTCCGCACGCGCAAATACCCTTACATCTTCGAAATTCAACCTCAAAAATCACCAAAGATCTTGGCTATACTAAAGATTATGAATGGAAGGCTGGTTTTCAACATAAAAAAGGCTTTTTGCCGCAAGAAATAATAGATTTTAAGAAATCAGCTAACAACGACTTTAAGAATTTAAAACAAGCCGAATGGTCTCATGAAATTTCTAAAAAGCTAAAAGATTAG
- the sbcB gene encoding exodeoxyribonuclease I: MKTFFFYDLETSGFSPQNDRIMQFAGQRTDENLNRIGEPINILVKLNDDVLPSPSALMVTKISPQKTIEEGYTEAEFSKMLVEDFFTSDTVIVGYNNVRFDDVHIQHLLWRNFYPPYDWQWKENRSRWDLLDVVRMIRALRPEGINWPFIENGKTGEKFASNKLELLTKENGISHENAHDALSDVDGLIDVARLLKEKQPQIFGYLFKMRSKNEVQKMINLENPKPFLYTSGRFKVEFEKTTAAFPIAPAKNKNVIVWDLRFSPEDFLDWSAEQILENITADFETRSQADFKPIAAKILQYNKCPAVAPIGVLNEENQERLNLKLADIQKNLDLLRKNPHFTENIRSAFEKRDEISKERHENISLSPEARLFEGFLSRSDEIKAEAVRNSTARELADFHPDFNDERLNGLLLHYKARSFPKSLSSQEKELWEEYRAKNLKKMLPKFMKEFQEAATRENLSTQEQFILEDIKLWLENVLPDLES; encoded by the coding sequence ATGAAGACTTTCTTTTTTTATGATCTTGAAACAAGCGGCTTTAGCCCGCAAAACGATCGAATTATGCAATTTGCAGGACAACGAACGGATGAAAATTTAAATAGAATTGGTGAACCTATTAATATTTTAGTAAAACTTAACGATGACGTTTTGCCGAGCCCGAGTGCATTAATGGTTACAAAAATTAGCCCACAAAAAACAATCGAAGAAGGTTATACTGAAGCCGAATTTTCGAAAATGCTAGTAGAGGATTTTTTTACATCGGATACGGTAATAGTTGGTTATAATAATGTGCGGTTCGACGATGTCCATATTCAGCATCTTTTGTGGAGAAATTTTTATCCACCATATGATTGGCAATGGAAGGAAAATCGTTCTCGATGGGATTTGCTAGATGTTGTGCGTATGATACGTGCGCTTCGGCCTGAAGGTATTAATTGGCCTTTTATTGAGAATGGTAAAACTGGTGAGAAATTTGCTTCAAATAAACTTGAACTTTTAACTAAGGAAAATGGAATTTCTCACGAGAATGCTCATGATGCGCTAAGTGATGTTGATGGATTAATAGATGTAGCACGATTGTTAAAAGAGAAACAGCCACAGATTTTTGGGTATTTATTTAAGATGCGCTCAAAAAATGAAGTTCAAAAAATGATCAACCTTGAAAACCCAAAACCATTTTTGTATACATCGGGTCGTTTTAAAGTTGAGTTTGAAAAAACTACAGCCGCTTTTCCAATTGCTCCAGCTAAGAACAAAAATGTGATTGTTTGGGATTTACGCTTTTCTCCAGAAGATTTTCTTGATTGGAGTGCTGAACAAATTTTAGAGAACATTACGGCAGATTTCGAAACTCGTTCACAAGCAGACTTTAAGCCGATTGCGGCAAAAATTCTACAATACAATAAATGTCCAGCAGTTGCTCCAATTGGTGTTTTGAACGAGGAAAACCAAGAGAGGCTAAATCTTAAGTTAGCAGATATTCAAAAAAACTTAGACTTATTGCGAAAAAATCCTCATTTTACAGAAAATATTCGATCTGCTTTCGAAAAGAGAGATGAAATTTCGAAAGAGCGACATGAAAATATTAGCTTATCTCCTGAGGCTCGACTTTTTGAGGGCTTTTTATCGAGAAGTGATGAAATTAAAGCCGAGGCTGTTCGAAATTCTACCGCTCGAGAGCTAGCTGATTTTCATCCTGATTTTAACGACGAACGATTAAACGGTTTGCTGCTTCACTATAAAGCTAGAAGTTTTCCAAAGAGTTTAAGTTCTCAAGAAAAAGAGTTATGGGAAGAATATCGTGCGAAGAATTTGAAAAAAATGCTTCCAAAATTTATGAAAGAATTTCAAGAGGCTGCAACAAGAGAGAATTTAAGTACGCAAGAGCAATTTATTTTGGAAGATATTAAGCTGTGGCTTGAAAATGTTTTACCAGACTTAGAGAGCTAA
- a CDS encoding insulinase family protein, translating into MKAKRTIINDIELLYIKNSNPNTFHLEFNFNAGYNHSQKSQVPHILEHLFATFPKETSEKFLRFGAYSNANTFYERTRFFITSPKEFSKECFDILVNSISKIPSSQEDFEIQKKIVETEITNKSIKPSIQIFEKALKETFPDIKDKEKHLSELKSINLTDIQEFYRKNYVKNNLRIIICADFSDTELEYFIKEIDKINLPSGKAPTINLLTINQKDFSTLHNSKTVDEICKIFHTNQPLTEKERAAFHILMSYLFRPKIGKAFLRGRNTGILYGINFSPHLNTIRNHPFFVIGSKIKPENKNKLKKIINEEFSKVKNNKIDVQAFEVIKQNIKNSEKITRESTERIVNFYREEFFTYGKVRDYQESLDILDKISTADLIHVAKKFNF; encoded by the coding sequence ATGAAAGCAAAAAGAACGATCATTAACGATATAGAGCTACTCTATATAAAAAACTCAAACCCTAATACTTTTCATCTAGAATTCAACTTTAATGCAGGTTATAATCATTCGCAAAAATCACAAGTTCCACATATTTTAGAACACCTATTTGCTACTTTTCCAAAAGAAACTAGCGAAAAATTCTTAAGATTTGGCGCCTATTCAAACGCCAACACTTTCTACGAGCGAACAAGGTTTTTTATCACATCACCAAAAGAGTTTTCAAAAGAATGTTTTGATATTTTAGTAAATTCAATTTCAAAAATACCAAGCTCTCAAGAAGATTTTGAAATCCAAAAGAAAATCGTTGAAACTGAAATTACAAATAAATCCATAAAGCCATCGATTCAAATTTTCGAGAAGGCTTTAAAAGAAACTTTTCCGGACATAAAAGACAAAGAAAAACATCTTAGCGAACTGAAATCTATAAATCTTACAGATATTCAGGAATTTTATCGTAAAAACTACGTTAAAAATAATCTTCGAATAATTATTTGCGCTGATTTTTCAGATACTGAACTTGAATATTTTATTAAAGAGATTGACAAAATAAATCTGCCGTCAGGAAAAGCACCAACTATAAATCTTCTCACAATCAATCAAAAAGATTTTTCAACACTTCATAATTCAAAAACTGTTGATGAAATCTGTAAAATTTTTCATACAAACCAGCCTTTAACCGAAAAAGAGCGAGCTGCATTTCATATTTTAATGTCGTATCTTTTTCGCCCAAAAATTGGCAAAGCCTTTTTACGAGGAAGGAATACGGGTATTTTATATGGGATTAATTTTAGTCCTCACCTCAATACAATCCGAAACCACCCCTTCTTTGTGATTGGCTCAAAAATTAAACCAGAGAACAAAAACAAACTCAAAAAAATAATCAATGAGGAGTTTTCGAAAGTCAAAAATAATAAAATTGACGTTCAAGCTTTTGAAGTGATTAAACAAAATATCAAAAATAGCGAAAAAATAACTCGCGAATCAACCGAAAGAATCGTAAATTTTTATCGTGAAGAATTTTTCACTTACGGAAAAGTTCGAGATTATCAAGAATCTTTAGATATTCTCGATAAAATATCAACTGCAGATTTAATACATGTTGCGAAAAAATTTAATTTCTAG
- the obgE gene encoding GTPase ObgE translates to MFVDTAKIFVQAGRGGNGAVSFRRELYIEKGGPDGGDGGRGGDVIFRATKDLNTLLNFRYKPELKAKNGESGSKRNKTGKSGEPLIVKVPVGTIVKRDNEVLADLKFDGEEVIIARGGDGGFGNAHFKSSVRQTPRVAELGEAGESFEADLELKLLADVGLVGFPNAGKSTFLSVVSNARPEIANYAFTTLTPNLGVAEIDGSNLLIADIPGLIEGASEGKGLGDAFLRHVERTSVLLHLIDVYEEKPDEQYRIIREELKKYQPELLNRPEIIALTKTEGMDTEIIDFQISKLRKVAGDSQIFAISSSAHQGLKEVLRALRKQVEDFRSFQNEAEDNEEDEDITIISLSKEDINKAWFVEFNEEEGVYEVFGDKIEKFARRTNFMNIHGVNRLRDILRKMGIEHELRRMGAENSSIISISGNQFELVDSNWED, encoded by the coding sequence ATGTTTGTAGATACAGCTAAAATCTTTGTTCAGGCTGGCCGTGGTGGAAATGGTGCGGTTAGTTTTAGGCGTGAACTATATATCGAAAAAGGTGGCCCTGATGGTGGCGATGGTGGTCGTGGTGGTGATGTTATTTTTCGGGCAACCAAAGACTTAAATACGCTTTTAAATTTTCGATACAAACCAGAGCTTAAAGCTAAAAATGGTGAAAGTGGTTCAAAGCGCAATAAGACAGGAAAATCGGGTGAACCGTTAATTGTAAAAGTTCCGGTTGGGACTATAGTTAAGCGAGATAATGAGGTTTTGGCTGATTTAAAGTTTGACGGAGAAGAGGTTATAATTGCTCGTGGCGGCGATGGTGGTTTTGGTAATGCGCACTTTAAGTCTTCTGTTCGTCAAACTCCTCGGGTTGCGGAGTTGGGTGAAGCCGGTGAATCTTTTGAGGCTGATTTAGAACTAAAGTTGCTTGCTGATGTTGGACTGGTTGGTTTTCCTAATGCTGGAAAATCAACATTTTTAAGCGTAGTTTCAAATGCTCGTCCAGAAATCGCAAACTATGCTTTTACAACTTTAACACCAAATCTTGGTGTAGCAGAAATTGATGGCTCAAATTTATTGATAGCGGATATTCCGGGCTTAATTGAAGGGGCTAGCGAAGGAAAAGGCTTAGGTGATGCTTTTCTGCGCCATGTTGAGCGAACTAGTGTTTTATTACATTTAATTGATGTTTATGAAGAAAAACCAGACGAGCAATATAGAATTATTCGTGAAGAACTAAAAAAATACCAACCAGAACTATTAAATAGACCTGAGATTATCGCTTTAACTAAAACAGAAGGAATGGATACTGAAATTATCGATTTCCAGATTTCGAAACTTCGCAAGGTTGCTGGCGATTCTCAAATTTTTGCGATTTCTTCAAGCGCACATCAGGGTTTGAAAGAAGTTCTTCGCGCTCTTCGAAAACAAGTTGAAGATTTTAGAAGTTTTCAAAATGAGGCAGAAGATAACGAAGAAGATGAAGATATTACTATTATTTCACTTTCGAAAGAGGATATCAATAAAGCTTGGTTTGTTGAATTTAATGAAGAAGAGGGTGTTTATGAAGTGTTTGGGGATAAAATTGAGAAATTTGCTCGAAGAACTAACTTTATGAATATTCATGGCGTAAATCGTTTGCGAGATATTTTGCGGAAAATGGGAATTGAACACGAGCTTCGTCGAATGGGCGCAGAAAACTCAAGCATAATTTCAATTTCGGGCAATCAATTTGAACTAGTTGACTCGAATTGGGAAGACTAA